In Odocoileus virginianus isolate 20LAN1187 ecotype Illinois chromosome 12, Ovbor_1.2, whole genome shotgun sequence, the DNA window GGTCCTCAGAGGAGCTGTGGACCGACGGCCTCAGCAGTGTgggcatggggtggggtggaCGAGAGGGAGGCTGGTGAGGTCACCCACAAGCAGGTCCCGAAGGGGCCAGGCCACAGACTTCTCCCCACCGTCAAGGTTGGATTTCAGCAGGTTTTCTGGGGCTTCCGGAAGCTTCCTCCAGCAGCAGCCACACGGCTCTGGCTCATGGGGGGCCCTCTCTGCCCACCGCAGGAGCCACAAGGATGGCGCACCTGCTGGGCAGCCCGGCCTGCATGGACAGCCTGCGCAAGGACCTCACCGACCTGCAGGGTGCCATCGTCGACGTGTTCTCTCGCGCCGGGCCCGTGCGCTTCCCCTCCTGGAAGTTCCCCGACCGTGTGGCCTGTGACCTGGACATGGTGGCCCTGCTGGAACACTACGACCACGTGCCAGGCGACCCCGAGTTCACGCAGCTGGCCCATGCTGTGCTGCTGGAGCTGGTCATCGACAGGTGAGGGCCTCGCCCTAACCCGCTCACCGCAGGATGCCAGCCCCCGCCCCTCAAACCCCAGCAGCAGCCACGTGATCCCCCTCCAGCGCCGGCAGTGACAGCCATCACCTTTGAGTGCGTGCTGTCCAGGGCCAGGTCAGCGCctcgtgctgtgctgtgctgtgtcttgCGGTCCATCTTCAGGGAGTTGCCGGCCACCCCGTCGGTCTGTGTGGCACCGAGGCTCTGACACCTGCTTCTCCAGCTGCCACCAGCTGCCTCTTAGGGTTTCTGCATGTCGAGTACGCTTTGTCTGCTGCTCAGAGTCTCCATCGCAGGCTCTACTGTGCTCCTTGTCTGTGTCACGGGACTAGACACGGGGTGCGCTTGTCCACATCCTGGCCCTGCTGGGAAGAGGTCACTGGACTCCCCCCTGCAGCGCTATCACTTCTACAGCGTGATTCATGTTAGCAGGGTCATCACCCTCCACTCTCTGGGGACCGAAGCCCCAGGCTCCACATGCTCCAAACCTTGCATGCTAATGAGGTCACGGCCGACAGGCAGGGACAAAGAGGCCCTGGGTGACCACTCAGAGGCCTAGAGGAACTGTGGGTGTGAAAGTACTCCTCGGACCCTGGGAGGGGGTGTGAGCCCAGAACacaccctccttccttccttgctgcGCCCTCTCCCAGGAAGGCCCCGCCCACTCCTTTCTGGGCCGGCCAAGCCCCACCTGCCCGGCACAGCCCAGTCTACCCATCACCTTCTAGGAAGCTCGTGCTGAGATGTCTTCCCAGCCTTTGCCTGGCTGCTCTGTCCAGGCCACCCTCCTcccaccacaccccacccccaggctgttCATTCATTGACACAGTTCACAGAGGAGGCACCTTTGCCAGAGAGGGGCAGGGCCGGGGAGGCACTCAGCACCCCCTCACGCTGGCCCTCTTGGCCCAAGGCCCCGGGGGTTTGGACAGCCCTCTTGTACCTGCAACAACTGAAAGTCACTTTTCTGCCCGGTCTGTCTTGTAAACACagttcctcttcttttaaaacaGCCAGGTTCCCATGCAAATGCCTACGTCTCTCCCCAACACCCCTTTACCTTAAAATTAGCCCCTTGGTCAGGGTAGGAGAGGGACCGACCTCTCTCCCTCCAGTGTCTGCTGTCACAGAAGCAGCTCATCACACAGGAGAAGCGCCccccccaccaacacacacacacacaactagaaCCAGGAGACTGCAGGGCACAGTGCCCTCCACCCTCACCCGGAGGCGTGTGTGGCCTCCCCCACTGTGGGAGCCTCAGCTGTGTCCTCTGTGAGGTAAAGGCCCTGAGCCCCGTGACGTAAGGCAGCCACTCAGCCAGCACCTCCAGCCTCCCAGTCTCCCCGTCCAGTGGGGAGCAGCCAAGCAGAAGTGCTGCCACCCAGGAGGCCCTGAAGAGGCCCCAAGCTTGGCcttcagggagggcttcctggaggaagtggctCTTGGGCTGGGCAGAGCATATTGTGAGATGCTCCGAGCCCCTGAGGCCCAGGCCAGTCTCCAGAGCCGGAGGCCACTGGTCGTGTGGTGCCACGGGGCGTTGGCACCAGGCTCTGCCCCAGTCGACCCTACCGTCTCTACCTGCaggctcctgctgctgcttcagAGCTGCGCGAGCTACCTGGAGACCCTAACCTTGGAGCAGATAGTGCCCCCAGCCCGGGCTACAGGGCCCTGCATGTCCGTGGGGCTCACGGTACGACGCTTCTGGAACAGTCTGCTGAGGCTGGGCATGCTCAGCCAGCAGGCAGCCCTCCAGGTGGGTCCAtcactctccttccccacctgcGGTCACCCTCACGCCAGCCCCTTCAGCCACCTCGCCCACCACGCGAGCACCGCGCCTGTCGCTGGCTCCTACGCAGCCTGGAAGTTAGCGACGCAAGCCTTGAGCGTCATGTTTGGGCCACCCGGCTCTGTAATTTACACTGTGGGACTTTGGAAAACTCCTAcccactctgaacctcagtttgttcatctgtgCAGTGGGGGTGACGACAGTTCTTCCCTCCCAGGGTGTGGTTGAGTAATGGGgattatgaaagtgttagtcgctcagtcgtgtccgactctctgcgaccccatagactgtagcccgtcaggctcctctctctatgggaattctccaggcaagaattgtggagtgggtagccattcccttctccaggggatcttcccaacccagggatcgaacccggatctcccacattgcaggtggattctttaccatccaagcccccagggaagccccgatgGGGTTTACATGAGTCCCATTTGTCTTGGGTCACCCCATAACCCTCACAAGCACCTGTGGGCAGGACCACTGTCACCGTAATGGGAAGGAAACCAAAACCGAGAGTGGCTTCGGTGACAAGCGAGCAGGTGAATCCACCCAGCAAGGGCCCAGCCCCCGGCAGCTGTGTCTGTCACTATGTCACCCTCCCAGTGCCAGGCATGTACCCGCATTGACCTGGGCTTGGTAACGGAGGCCGCAGACAGGAGAAGGCGCGCTCCCATTCACGCTGCTACCAGATACCATCTGAGCATTGGGCGAGGCTGCTGTCACAGAGATCCCCAGGGAGCCGGTCACCGCCCAGGCCTGGCTCCCTCACCTGCTTCCCCTTTCTTTCCCCGACCACAGAAAAGGGCAAACCAAGGAGAGACCCTCACCTCCGAGCCCACAGCCAAGGGCGAGCCAGCTGGGAGCCCGGAACTGGTAACCGCCCAGCTCATCAAGCCGCCCTCCCCAGTGTCAGGTCTGTCCCAGGCCCGCCCAGAGCGGGACGGCCTCGCCATCAGCGTCTCGCTGCAGTGTTCAGGCAGGACGGCTGTGAGCACGAGAAGCGTCCACGCCCAGACTGTGGAGACGGCCCTGGTGCCCTGTGACGCGTGCACCAGCGTCCAGGGCAGCCTGCGGGAGGTGGGCAAGGTGCTCATCAACCTGTGTCAGAGCCAGAACCTGCCCTCGTCGCTGGGCCGCTTCCAGCAGCTGGTGCGGGACAGCATGGGGCACAGGCCGCTGCCGGCCGCCACTGTGGGCCTCTGGGCGGCTGAGCAGAGCAAAGACCTGGCACGCCTCGGCAAGCTTGTGGGGCCCCTGAGGGCCCAGCTGGAGGAGGCCGAGGGCCAGAAGGACGGGCTGAGGATGCAGGTGGGCGAGCTGGAGCAGGCCCTGCTGCAGGAGCAGGGGGCGCGGCAGCGGCAGGCCGAGGAGGCCGAGCAGCGCCGGGCCCAGTGGGATCGCGAGAGGCAGCAGCTGCTTGCAGGTCAGCCCCCCAGCGCTGGGCATGCCGCCGTCCGAGCATGGGCTCCCCTGGGAGCCGACCCTGCATCAAGGGTGTGGAAGAAACCTGGGCTGGGAgtgggcaggagacacagggggcGGAAGGCAGCGAAAGGGGCACGCTTGCCAGGCCGGCCACCCTGCCGGCAGCCTAAGCCCCATCCTGCTGGGGAACGCAGGAGCCCGTGGGGAACAGGAGTTGTCCCACTAGAGGGGCAAGGGAGCCAGGGGATTCACACACTCACTCCTGTGGGTCACTGAAGGGAACTCCTGGGAGCTCATGCCACTCCGGTACCCCCAGCCGGCAGAGGCGCCCCTCTGGCCTCCGCAGAAGCCCTCAGGCAGAGAGACACAGCCTTGGGCCTCGCAGCGGGCCAGCCCCCGTGGAGGTCGTGAAGCCTGAGGGAGCTGGGGCAAGCTGCCGCCTTTTCTGAGCCTCCCtgtcgccccccccccccccccccgggaggACACGGAAGCCCAGAGAGGTGCAGACACGGGACAGCTGCCCAAGAGAAAGCAGGTGGAGGGGCCAGGCCTGCCAGCACCTCCCCAGAGACCCCCCCAAGTGTCCCACCACGGTGCGGGCCACACTAGGCATGAAGCACCCGCCAGGCCTGGGGAGCCTCTGAAGGGCCTGTCTCTCGCGGCTGCCACAGAAACAAGTGACCTCAAGACGAAGGTCGCCAGCCTGGAGAGGGAGCTGAAGCAGCAGCGCGAGTCCACACAGGCCGTGGGTGAGGAGTCCCGCCGCGGAGCCTGGCGCCGGGAGCCCTGCGCTCGGCGGCTGGACCACCAGCCCCCCGTTTCTGTCTCCCGGGCTTCGGGGGCAAAGATAAGGGAACCACGGAGGAGGCTGGGACTGACCGGCCACACCACTGGGTGATGCCATCTCCCACCCAGAGATGGCCTTCTGTTTGCAGCACCCACCCTCGGGCGGGGCTCGGAGCCCCACTCTGTGGCTGAGGACAAATACTGAGGCCCAGAGACGTGCTGTGACAAGCCCTGTGCCCCCCTTCCCAGGTCCCATCCTGGGTCGGAGGCCATGTGGGGAGTCCCCGGTGCTCCTGGGCCCTGCCCCTTCCCACACGTGCTCTGTCCTGCAGAGAGCAAGGCCCAGCAGCTGCAGGCAGAGGCTGAGCACCGGTTGGAGGCCGAGCGGCAGGTGCGGCAGCTGGAGCAGCAGGTGGAACTGCTGGCAGGGCGGTTGGATGGGGCCAGCCAGCAGATCCGCTGGGCCAGCACGGAGCTGGACAAGGAGAAGGCCCGCGTGGACAGCATGGTCCGCCACCAGGAGGTGAGGCTGGGGCCTCCTCAGTGCCTGGGCTCCCGTGACAAAGGCTGGCTGTGAGGAGACAGAACTCCACCGAGGGGGGACATGCTGGAGACCTCCGGAGAATTCCTGAGTGGAGACCGTGACCCGATAGAAGTGGGGGAGCCAGGCTGATGGGAATCGGCCAACTGCTTTCCAGGGGGCGGGGTCTGCAAGCCTAGGGCCTTGGCCTTGCCCGGGTTTGCGGCCCGGCTCCCTTCGGCCCTCCACGCCTACCCCTGCATGGAGGTGCACAGACAGGATGCAGCACAGGGGGTGGGCTTGGGGACGGTGGCCTCCTGTGCCCCTCATGGCCTCCCGCCCACCCCCGGCTCAGTCCCTGCAGGCCAAACAGCGGGCCCTGCTGCAGCAGCTGGACAGCCTGGACCAGGAGCGTGAGGAGCTGCGGGGCAGCCTGGACGAGGCCGAGGCCCAGCGGGCCCACGTGGAGGAGCAGCTGCAGTGCGTGCAGGGCGAGAGGGAGCAGGGGCAGTGCCAGCTCCGGGCCCAGCAGGTGCGGGgcgggccggggggcggggccggctCCTCCCGGGGGCGGGGCTGCGAGCAGGTCCGCAGCGCCgagcctgccccgcccccaggagCTGCTGCAGAGCCTGCTGCGGGAGAAGCGAGGCCTGGAGCAGGCGACCACGGACCTGCGGCTGACCATCTCGGAGCTGGAGCGGGAGCTCGCGGAGCTGAGGGAGCGGGAGAGGCTGCTGGTGGCCTTCCCGGACCTGCACCGGCCCGCGGAGGCCCAGCTCCAAAGTAGGGACCCGGGCTTGGTGCAGAGGACACGCCGGGGCCTGGGGCGGGCCGGCGGCTGCCGCTTGTCTGGGCTCAACACTGGGGCCTGCGgcgagggtggtggtggggggtgcaggAGTGTGGCCTCCAGAGCCCCTGTGACACGCGGGTGCCTTGTGTTGTCCACTTCTGGTGTGGACAGGGACACGGAGGCCCAGCAGTGAGGTGACCGCTCAGAGTCACGCAGCCAAGTCCAGACCCCAGTCTGGCTGCCTCTGTGGCCTGTGCCCTGTGCCATGCCATATGCCAGTCCTGGCTCAGCTTCTGTGTCCCCCGTCCCGGCATCTCCCCAAACCTCCAAGGGCATGGTGACCCCAACTGTCCAGTGTCTGGGACCCCATGGCACGGGAGTGCTAGGGACCCAGTGCAGTGGAAGACCAGCTGCCAGGCCACCTGGGTCTTCGTCCCGACCCCTCCAGTCCCTAGAGCTCTGGGTGAATCCGGTGCAGAGCTGGCAGGATGATCCAGTGTGATCTAGCTGGTCACGTAGGTTATCAGTTCTGAGTGCTGGGCCTCGTGATGCCCTGTTGACTGCCCCACAGGCAGGTGACGAACCAGGAAATGGATAACAAGCAGCAGCAGCTTGCCTGGTTCACAGAGTCGGGGTGGAAGGGGGAAGCACCCATCCCCTCAGGAGCGGGAAAGAATATCCTCACTGAATTCCTGGCACTCAAACCCAGGAGCTGGCCAtgactttgggaaagtcactGTCTCTCGGGCCCTCCAAAAATGGGTAGCCTCGGAAGAGCTTCACTTCCTTACCTATTTGCTAAATCTTTAGTAAGGTCCAGTTCCCGTCCCCCACCCCAACGCTCAAATTCTgcaaggctgcagtcacctccCAGCAGGCAGGGGGGTACAGAGCGGGGTCAAGGCCTCAGGAGAAGGAAGGTGCGGGAGGCCCAGAGCACCGACCCCGCCCACCTCCCCGTGCCCGTGGGGCCACCGGCCCAAGGCATGGCGCGTCTGCCCCCGGAAGTGCTGTCCCGTTGGGCGCAGGAGGCTGACCTGCTGGAGTGCGGTGCCAGGCATGCATCCCCACAGGCTCTGGCGACGTCACGGACGACATGGAGAGGCAGGTGCAGGCCAACGACATCCGCATCCGGGTCCTGCAGGAGGAGAATGGGCGGCTGCGGTCCATGCTGTCCAAGATCCGGGAGGTGGCCCAGCAGGGGGGCCTCAAGGTGGGCAGCATGGCTCCCCCGCCCGAGAGGGGCCAGCCCCTGGGGACTCGGAAGAGGCCCCCCCCACCTCCGACCCAGCAGaggtcttgggcttccccagggaaCCTGCCGCCAACCCTGCTCCCAGCACATGGGGCCCTCCCGGCAGGTGGCTTTAGCTGTGCCTGCTGCAAAGCTTCCCATGATTCAGCAAGGCATGAGGGTGTTTACGTGTCGTCCCCCTCCAAGCCCCCCTCCAGCCCTTTGAAACTTTATTTCAAGTGCACCAGGAGCCTCGTCCAAAAGCAAACCTTCCCACACTTAACAGCTGACAGGCCCCAGGAGGCTTCCCAAACCTGCCCCTCAGAGGAAGGCCACAGGTTCAAGGAAGGCCACTTGGGCCACAGGTTCAAGCCCTCCCCGACCCCGCCCTCTATGGCGCCCTCTCTGTTGGTGCAGAGGGGCCCTGGGCCTTGCTGagttcagttttcttcacagctGATCCCCGAGGACCAGCTCTGGGCCCCTCCAGGCAAGGGAATTCAGGGAGCGGatcccccagcccaggccccaaGGACGTCCCCGGGGTGAGTGAGGCTTTGTCAGAGGTCGGGCAcgtggctgggggcgggggggagcccACTCGCTCGCTCACTCACGGGAGATCTTGCCGTCTGGTCTTCCCACAGGGCCCCGGGCAGGCAGCACCCACCAGGCAGCAGGACAGCCAGCGCGGGCAGGACCCTGCCAGGCCAGCCCCGGGCATCCCCGCCTCTGCGGCCCCACAGCCGGCCCGGCAAGTCCTCCCTGGAGGATGTGACCTACCCGACCAACTGCGCCCAGAACCCCATTCGGGCCTTGGCCAGGCTGAGGAGGAGGCTGTCACTAGGCAGGGGCCAGGCCAGCCCGGCACACCAGCCCCAGGAGCGGCCCACGTAACCTGCAGGTTGGGGGGCGGGCCACAGGGCAGGCagctggcagcccaccaggtgtAATAAAGCCCAGGCCATCTTAGCAACCTTGGCCTTACTGCCCTGGCTCCGCGGGGAAGAGTCCTTCCTCCCCGGTCCTGAGAGTCACTGGCTGGCAGAGGCCTGGCACACCGCATGCCCTCAGTGGACGGGaacctcccgcctccctcctgtCGGGCAGCAGGGGACGAGGACgtgctgagggcagaaggaagctTCTAGCACCTGGGCCACCTGAAA includes these proteins:
- the CCDC157 gene encoding coiled-coil domain-containing protein 157 isoform X1, translating into MNPPDTGAQAATPETGATRMAHLLGSPACMDSLRKDLTDLQGAIVDVFSRAGPVRFPSWKFPDRVACDLDMVALLEHYDHVPGDPEFTQLAHAVLLELVIDRLLLLLQSCASYLETLTLEQIVPPARATGPCMSVGLTVRRFWNSLLRLGMLSQQAALQKRANQGETLTSEPTAKGEPAGSPELVTAQLIKPPSPVSGLSQARPERDGLAISVSLQCSGRTAVSTRSVHAQTVETALVPCDACTSVQGSLREVGKVLINLCQSQNLPSSLGRFQQLVRDSMGHRPLPAATVGLWAAEQSKDLARLGKLVGPLRAQLEEAEGQKDGLRMQVGELEQALLQEQGARQRQAEEAEQRRAQWDRERQQLLAETSDLKTKVASLERELKQQRESTQAVESKAQQLQAEAEHRLEAERQVRQLEQQVELLAGRLDGASQQIRWASTELDKEKARVDSMVRHQESLQAKQRALLQQLDSLDQEREELRGSLDEAEAQRAHVEEQLQCVQGEREQGQCQLRAQQELLQSLLREKRGLEQATTDLRLTISELERELAELRERERLLVAFPDLHRPAEAQLQSSGDVTDDMERQVQANDIRIRVLQEENGRLRSMLSKIREVAQQGGLKLIPEDQLWAPPGKGIQGADPPAQAPRTSPGAPGRQHPPGSRTASAGRTLPGQPRASPPLRPHSRPGKSSLEDVTYPTNCAQNPIRALARLRRRLSLGRGQASPAHQPQERPT
- the CCDC157 gene encoding coiled-coil domain-containing protein 157 isoform X4; this translates as MNPPDTGAQAATPETGATRMAHLLGSPACMDSLRKDLTDLQGAIVDVFSRAGPVRFPSWKFPDRVACDLDMVALLEHYDHVPGDPEFTQLAHAVLLELVIDRLLLLLQSCASYLETLTLEQIVPPARATGPCMSVGLTVRRFWNSLLRLGMLSQQAALQKRANQGETLTSEPTAKGEPAGSPELVTAQLIKPPSPVSGLSQARPERDGLAISVSLQCSGRTAVSTRSVHAQTVETALVPCDACTSVQGSLREVGKVLINLCQSQNLPSSLGRFQQLVRDSMGHRPLPAATVGLWAAEQSKDLARLGKLVGPLRAQLEEAEGQKDGLRMQVGELEQALLQEQGARQRQAEEAEQRRAQWDRERQQLLAESKAQQLQAEAEHRLEAERQVRQLEQQVELLAGRLDGASQQIRWASTELDKEKARVDSMVRHQESLQAKQRALLQQLDSLDQEREELRGSLDEAEAQRAHVEEQLQCVQGEREQGQCQLRAQQELLQSLLREKRGLEQATTDLRLTISELERELAELRERERLLVAFPDLHRPAEAQLQSSGDVTDDMERQVQANDIRIRVLQEENGRLRSMLSKIREVAQQGGLKLIPEDQLWAPPGKGIQGADPPAQAPRTSPGAPGRQHPPGSRTASAGRTLPGQPRASPPLRPHSRPGKSSLEDVTYPTNCAQNPIRALARLRRRLSLGRGQASPAHQPQERPT
- the CCDC157 gene encoding coiled-coil domain-containing protein 157 isoform X2 gives rise to the protein MNPPDTGAQAATPETGATRMAHLLGSPACMDSLRKDLTDLQGAIVDVFSRAGPVRFPSWKFPDRVACDLDMVALLEHYDHVPGDPEFTQLAHAVLLELVIDRLLLLLQSCASYLETLTLEQIVPPARATGPCMSVGLTVRRFWNSLLRLGMLSQQAALQKRANQGETLTSEPTAKGEPAGSPELVTAQLIKPPSPVSGLSQARPERDGLAISVSLQCSGRTAVSTRSVHAQTVETALVPCDACTSVQGSLREVGKVLINLCQSQNLPSSLGRFQQLVRDSMGHRPLPAATVGLWAAEQSKDLARLGKLVGPLRAQLEEAEGQKDGLRMQVGELEQALLQEQGARQRQAEEAEQRRAQWDRERQQLLAETSDLKTKVASLERELKQQRESTQAVESKAQQLQAEAEHRLEAERQVRQLEQQVELLAGRLDGASQQIRWASTELDKEKARVDSMVRHQESLQAKQRALLQQLDSLDQEREELRGSLDEAEAQRAHVEEQLQCVQGEREQGQCQLRAQQELLQSLLREKRGLEQATTDLRLTISELERELAELRERERLLVAFPDLHRPAEAQLQSSGDVTDDMERQVQANDIRIRVLQEENGRLRSMLSKIREVAQQGGLKGPGQAAPTRQQDSQRGQDPARPAPGIPASAAPQPARQVLPGGCDLPDQLRPEPHSGLGQAEEEAVTRQGPGQPGTPAPGAAHVTCRLGGGPQGRQLAAHQV
- the CCDC157 gene encoding coiled-coil domain-containing protein 157 isoform X3, which codes for MAHLLGSPACMDSLRKDLTDLQGAIVDVFSRAGPVRFPSWKFPDRVACDLDMVALLEHYDHVPGDPEFTQLAHAVLLELVIDRLLLLLQSCASYLETLTLEQIVPPARATGPCMSVGLTVRRFWNSLLRLGMLSQQAALQKRANQGETLTSEPTAKGEPAGSPELVTAQLIKPPSPVSGLSQARPERDGLAISVSLQCSGRTAVSTRSVHAQTVETALVPCDACTSVQGSLREVGKVLINLCQSQNLPSSLGRFQQLVRDSMGHRPLPAATVGLWAAEQSKDLARLGKLVGPLRAQLEEAEGQKDGLRMQVGELEQALLQEQGARQRQAEEAEQRRAQWDRERQQLLAETSDLKTKVASLERELKQQRESTQAVESKAQQLQAEAEHRLEAERQVRQLEQQVELLAGRLDGASQQIRWASTELDKEKARVDSMVRHQESLQAKQRALLQQLDSLDQEREELRGSLDEAEAQRAHVEEQLQCVQGEREQGQCQLRAQQELLQSLLREKRGLEQATTDLRLTISELERELAELRERERLLVAFPDLHRPAEAQLQSSGDVTDDMERQVQANDIRIRVLQEENGRLRSMLSKIREVAQQGGLKLIPEDQLWAPPGKGIQGADPPAQAPRTSPGAPGRQHPPGSRTASAGRTLPGQPRASPPLRPHSRPGKSSLEDVTYPTNCAQNPIRALARLRRRLSLGRGQASPAHQPQERPT